Part of the Ruegeria sp. AD91A genome, GCTCTGCCCTGTTGTTCACAGGTGCCGGTTGATTTGGCTGACGCTGCTTTGGCCCGCGCGTGCCTGCCCTTATGCTGGCACCGCTGGCCTCTGGTATCGACCAAATCCTGGACGCAACTGGAACGCCCGTTGAAATTCGCCCTTAGTCGTCAAGCCCAAGCAGGGCGATCGGCGCGTCGGGCGCGCGATAAAAGTCAAGCGGCGCGCTGTCATGGGCCGCCGTGCTGCGTTTGAATTCATACCGCATCTCACCGCCCTCATGCTCATCCGCGACGATGAGGCATTGATAGAGGTGGTTGGCCCCGTCATAGATATCGACAAGTCCGCGCAGGCGCGGCGTGGTTTCCGCCTCAACCGTAAAACCGTCTTTCCACAATTTGAGTATTTTGTAAGTATTGTCGCCCATTTCCACCCGTAAACGGCTGGCTTTTTTCAATGTGGCGATTCGTGCCGCGTCCAACTCGGCGCGTATTTCCTTTGAAACATAGGTACTCATTAATCCGTTCCCCCCGTGAATGACTACCATTGTGCGGGAAAAGTTGTAAAAATCCAGTGAACCACGTCACAGACATCCGATCTGGCGGAGGTTTCCTGCACAGAAACCCCGGCCTCGACTGTGCGCGAATGCAGGGCATTTGCGCGGGCACTCGCATAGGAAGACGCCGGGTCCGGCCCTATCTTTGGCGAAACGCGCATGCGGAGGAAAAGATATGGGCCTGTTGGTCGAAGGAAAATGGCACGACACTTGGTATGATACCAAATCCACGGGCGGTGCATTCAAGCGCAGCGCCGCGCAGTTTCGCAATTGGTTGACAGCTGACGGCGAGGCAGGGCCATCAGGCAAAGGCGAGTTCAAGGCGGAACCCGGGCGCTATCACCTCTATGTCAGCTACGCTTGCCCCTGGGCGCATCGCACCCTGATTTTTCGCGAGTTGAAAGGGCTGAACGATCTGATTTCAGTCTCGGTCGTACATCCGGACATGCTGGACAAAGGCTGGACCTTTGAAACAGACGGCCATGGCGCGACGGGCGACGATCTCTATGGGCTGAACTATGCTCACCAGATCTATACCAAAGCCGATCCAGCCTATACGGGCCGCGTGACCGTGCCGATCCTATGGGACAAGCAGCAGGAAACCATTGTCTCGAACGAAAGCTCGGAAATCATCCGCATGTTCAATTCGGCCTTCAACGGGATCACCGGCAATACCGATGATTACTGGCCCGAAGCGATGCGCGATGAAATCGAAGAGGTCAACGGGCGCATCTACTCAGACGTCAACAACGGCGTGTACAAGTCCGGCTTTGCCACCTCGCAAGCGGCCTACGACGCCGCAGTGGGTCCTTTGTTCGACACGCTGGACTGGCTGGAAGACCGTCTGGCCCGGAACCGTTACCTGATGGGGGATCGGATCACCGAGGCTGACTGGCGGCTGTTTACGACGCTGATCCGCTTTGACCCGGTCTATCACCTGCACTTCAAATGCAACAAACGGCGTCTGATCGATTACACGAATCTATGGGCCTATACGCGTGAACTGTACCAATGGCCCGGCGTGGCCCCCACCGTGAACATGACCCATATCGTGCGCCACTATCACTACAGCCATGACAGCATCAATCCATACCGGATCATTCCGGTGAACCCGGTGCTGGATTACGCAGAACCGCACCGCCGCGATCAGCGCCCAGCTGCGTAGTGTTCAACCATCGCCGCCAGATCCTCTGGCGGTGTTTCGCTTTGCACATAAGCACAGGCATTCGGACTGTGGGCAAAGATTGATCCATCCGAGAAGAAGGTGGTGTTGGTGACAAAGATCACCCGCGCCTGGGGGCGGCGATAGCTGGCAAAATCGGCCACAGCCAGAGCACTTCCGGTTTCCAGAACCAGATCCAGCACGATGATTTCGAAATCCGTGCCGTATAGCGCCAGAATGGCGGCCTCCTGCGTCTCGACCAGCGTGACCTCGGCGCCTTGCCGTTCCAGATGCCTTTTCCAGACCCGACCTAGGTCGGGATTACTCTCAACAATCAGAACTTTCATTTGCAACAACCTCGGCACTTGATATGGTGAGCGGTGCCGACCCCCGTGGTCCGTGATCTCGTTATTTCCTTAACAAAGTGTTAACAGCGGCCCCACAGCCCCGTGATCGGGCGGATTTGCTTGTATTAGAGGCAAGAATCCGCTTGAAGCACGCCAAAAGCGGTTTTTTTCTCGCAGAGAGAGCAGATGAGCACATCGGATCAAGACCTGGATCCACGCACGGTTCGCGACCACGGCGGCGGGCTGGACAGGGCGATTGCACAATACGGCGGGCAACGCACCGACTGGATCGATCTGTCTACCGGCATCAATCCGCATACCTATCCTGTTTCGGGCCTGACTGCCGCTGACTGGGCTGAGTTACCGGATCACGGGGCTTTTGAACGGCTGAGCGGTGCCGCACGCCGGTTCTGGGACGTGCCGCACCGAGCATCGATCCTGCCCGCACCGGGAGCATCGGCGGTCATCGCGCGTCTTCCCGCGCTAACTGCGGCGGGTACGGTACAGATCACGCCGCCCACCTATAACGAACACGCCGCCGCCTTTTCGGCACAGGGGTGGAATGTTCAAACAAAAGGGCCGGGTGACGCCCGCGTGATCGTCCATCCGAACAATCCCGACGGGTATATCTGGCAGGAAAGCGACGTCTCAGCGCCACTTACCGTTATTGATGAAAGCTTTGGCGACGTCATGCCGGACAAGTCCTTGATCCATCTGGCAGACCGCCCCGGCGTGATCTTGCTGAAGAGTTTTGGCAAGTTCTGGGGGCTGGCCGGGATGAGACTGGGATTCGCCATCGGACGACCGGACTTGATCAACCGGCTGAACGATCTGACTGGGCCATGGTCGGTTTCAGGCCCTGCCTTGCGGGTTGGCACACAGGCCCTTGAAGATACGGATTGGGCGAACGCCACGCGTAAGCGACTGGCAGACGAGGCCACTCGGCTGGATTTGCTGTTGACGGCCAGAGGAGCCAAGGTCGCTGGCGGCACAAGCCTGTTCCGATTGTACAAGGTCGATGATGCCTCCCGCTGGCAGGAACAGCTGGCACAGAACCATATCTGGAGCCGCATCTTCCCCTACTCCGAAACCTATCTGCGCCTCGGTTTGCCTCCTGCGAACGGGTGGGACCGGCTGGAGGTCGCGCTGTGAGCCTTGGCCTGATGCTGGTCTGTGCCATGTGTCTTGACGCAGCGCTGGGAGAACCCGACTGGCTCTGGTCGCGTATCAAACATCCGGCGGTAGTGATCGGAAACCTGATTGGCTGGCTGGATAAACGTCTGAATCACGGGGCCGCACGTCGGGCAAAAGGGGTGGGTGTGCTTGTCCTGCTGGTTTGCGGCGCATGGGGGCTTGGATGGGCTTTGTCCCTGCTGGGGCCAGTTGTCGAAATCCTGGTCTGCGCGATCCTGCTGGCGCAAAAATCGTTGGTCGCGCATGTTCGCGCCGTGGGCAAAGGGCTGATGGCCTCGCTGGCAGAGGGACGGACGCAGGTGGCCAGGATCGTCTCGCGCGATACACAGGACATGACCGAGGCGCAGGTGGCACGCTCAGCCATCGAAAGCGCCGCAGAAAACCTTAGCGACGGTGTCATCGCGCCTGCTTTCTGGTTTCTGGTCGCGGGGTTGCCGGGGCTGCTGGCCTATAAGGCGGTAAATACCGCCGACAGCATGATCGGGTATCGCAATGAAAAATACCGCGACTTCGGCTGGGCCTCGGCCCGGTTCGATGATCTGCTGAACCTGATCCCTGCCCGTCTGACCTGTGTGATGATCGTGGCACTCTCTGGACAGCGGTCGCGCTGGCGCGTGATTGTGGCGGATGCACGTCGCCATATCTCGCCCAACGCAGGCTGGCCCGAGGCCGCCATGGCCCGCGCGCTGAACGTCGCCCTCGCTGGTCCGCGCAGCTATGACGGGCAGCTACGGGATCTGGCCTGGGTCAATGGCGATGCCCCGCGCGAGATCGGGGCGTCAGAGGTTTTTCGCGCATGTCACATGTTGTGGAGCGTTTGGGGGCTTGCGCTTGGGCTCGTGTCAGTGTGGGTTGTGGTCAAACTGATATTCTGAAGGGTCCCTTCATGCGTTTTCTTTCCGGCCTTATCGCCGCTGCCCTGTTTGCCTCTCCTGCCTTGGCCCAATGTGGCGGTGACTTCAATTCTTTTGTCAAAGGGCTAAAGGCCGAGGCCAAACAACAAGGCTTTGAAAAATCCACCGTGAACGCTTTTTTCAAAGGCGTGCAGCAGGATGGCGCCGTGCTGAAGGCCGACCGGGCGCAGGGAGTGTTTCAGAAGCCCTTCATCGAGTTTTCCCGTCGTCTGATCTCGGCCAACCGTATCGAACGCGGGCAAGCGATGTCGCGCAAATACGATGCGGTATTTGGCCGGATCAAGAGGGAATACGGCATCTCGCGTGGGGTGTTGCTGGCTTTCTGGGCGTTCGAGACCGATTACGGATCGTTTCAGGGCGACTTCAACACCCGAAACGCACTGGTGACTTTGGCCCATGACTGCCGTCGGCCCGACCTGTTCCGCCCCCAAATCTTTGCAGCTATCGAGCTATATCAGAACGGTGATTTCGACCCGGCCCGTACAACTGGCGCATGGGCCGGTGAAATCGGTATGGTCCAGATGCTGCCGCGGGATATTCTGGAAAACGGTGTCGATGGTGACGGCGACGGGCATGTCCGTCTGAAAACCTCGGCCCCCGATGCGCTGATGTCCGGGGCCAAGATGCTGTCGCATCTGGGCTGGCGAGCAGGCGAACCCTGGCTACAGGAGGTCACGGTGCCCGCGCAGATGGATTGGTCGCTATCCGGCCCCGGCAAGCCCCGTTCGGTGGCGGATTGGCAGGCCATGGGCGTTCAGGCGCGCAGCGGGTCGCTGGCGAACCTGCCCGCCTCGCTGATCCTGCCACAGGGGCACAACGGCCCGGCCTTTCTGGCCTATCCGAACTTCGACGTCTATTTCGAATGGAACCAGAGCTTTGTTTATGTAATGACCGCCGCCTATTTCGGTACACGTCTGGAAGGGGCGCAGATTTACGATGCCGGCAATCCCGCACAAGGTCTGAACGGGGCGCAGATGAAGCAGCTGCAAAGCAAGCTTCAGACCAAAGGGTATGACGTTGGCAAGGTCGACGGGATCCTTGGGGCTGGCACCAGAGCGGCCGTGCAGGCGGAACAGAAGCGGCTTGGCCTGCCGGCCGACGCATGGCCGACAGTGGATCTGCTAAACCGGCTTTAAGCAGCAACCACGCTCACGCGACCCATTCCCGTTCCTGCGGAACATGGGGTGCAAAGGCGCGCGTCGTCACCACGGCACCCTCGGTTTCGATTGCAGTGTTGGGCTGTATCTCGAGCCATCCTTCATTATTGGCATCCAGTGGCTCGGACGAAATGATGATACCGTCTTTGCAGGCCTTGTAATGCAAGCTGGGTGCAAACCGATCAGAGGCATAACGGGCCGCAAAAACCCGTTTACCGTCCGACCAGCAGGCGGCAAACCGAAGATAGGGTGATGCTCCGCGGTGCCTGGAAAGGGCTTCGACCCGACCGACCGCACG contains:
- a CDS encoding glutathione S-transferase family protein yields the protein MGLLVEGKWHDTWYDTKSTGGAFKRSAAQFRNWLTADGEAGPSGKGEFKAEPGRYHLYVSYACPWAHRTLIFRELKGLNDLISVSVVHPDMLDKGWTFETDGHGATGDDLYGLNYAHQIYTKADPAYTGRVTVPILWDKQQETIVSNESSEIIRMFNSAFNGITGNTDDYWPEAMRDEIEEVNGRIYSDVNNGVYKSGFATSQAAYDAAVGPLFDTLDWLEDRLARNRYLMGDRITEADWRLFTTLIRFDPVYHLHFKCNKRRLIDYTNLWAYTRELYQWPGVAPTVNMTHIVRHYHYSHDSINPYRIIPVNPVLDYAEPHRRDQRPAA
- a CDS encoding response regulator transcription factor; protein product: MKVLIVESNPDLGRVWKRHLERQGAEVTLVETQEAAILALYGTDFEIIVLDLVLETGSALAVADFASYRRPQARVIFVTNTTFFSDGSIFAHSPNACAYVQSETPPEDLAAMVEHYAAGR
- a CDS encoding threonine-phosphate decarboxylase, translating into MSTSDQDLDPRTVRDHGGGLDRAIAQYGGQRTDWIDLSTGINPHTYPVSGLTAADWAELPDHGAFERLSGAARRFWDVPHRASILPAPGASAVIARLPALTAAGTVQITPPTYNEHAAAFSAQGWNVQTKGPGDARVIVHPNNPDGYIWQESDVSAPLTVIDESFGDVMPDKSLIHLADRPGVILLKSFGKFWGLAGMRLGFAIGRPDLINRLNDLTGPWSVSGPALRVGTQALEDTDWANATRKRLADEATRLDLLLTARGAKVAGGTSLFRLYKVDDASRWQEQLAQNHIWSRIFPYSETYLRLGLPPANGWDRLEVAL
- the cbiB gene encoding adenosylcobinamide-phosphate synthase CbiB translates to MSLGLMLVCAMCLDAALGEPDWLWSRIKHPAVVIGNLIGWLDKRLNHGAARRAKGVGVLVLLVCGAWGLGWALSLLGPVVEILVCAILLAQKSLVAHVRAVGKGLMASLAEGRTQVARIVSRDTQDMTEAQVARSAIESAAENLSDGVIAPAFWFLVAGLPGLLAYKAVNTADSMIGYRNEKYRDFGWASARFDDLLNLIPARLTCVMIVALSGQRSRWRVIVADARRHISPNAGWPEAAMARALNVALAGPRSYDGQLRDLAWVNGDAPREIGASEVFRACHMLWSVWGLALGLVSVWVVVKLIF
- a CDS encoding lytic murein transglycosylase, which codes for MRFLSGLIAAALFASPALAQCGGDFNSFVKGLKAEAKQQGFEKSTVNAFFKGVQQDGAVLKADRAQGVFQKPFIEFSRRLISANRIERGQAMSRKYDAVFGRIKREYGISRGVLLAFWAFETDYGSFQGDFNTRNALVTLAHDCRRPDLFRPQIFAAIELYQNGDFDPARTTGAWAGEIGMVQMLPRDILENGVDGDGDGHVRLKTSAPDALMSGAKMLSHLGWRAGEPWLQEVTVPAQMDWSLSGPGKPRSVADWQAMGVQARSGSLANLPASLILPQGHNGPAFLAYPNFDVYFEWNQSFVYVMTAAYFGTRLEGAQIYDAGNPAQGLNGAQMKQLQSKLQTKGYDVGKVDGILGAGTRAAVQAEQKRLGLPADAWPTVDLLNRL